The genomic interval AACAGCGTTCAGGAGGCCCTCAATGCGCACAAGGCCGACCTCGAGTCCGCTGCGCTGGCTGCCAGGCTGGCCGCGGAGCGCATCGACGTGACCCTGCCGGGGCGTGGCCAGGCTTCCGGTGGCCTGCATCCAGTGACCCGTACCCTCGAGCGCGTCGAGCAGTTCTTCACCCATATCGGCTACAGTGTCGCCGAGGGCCCGGAAGTCGAGGACGACTACCACAACTTCGAGGCTCTCAACATCCCCGGTCACCATCCGGCGCGGGCGATGCACGACACTTTCTATTTCAATGCCAACATGCTGCTGCGCACCCACACCTCGCCGGTCCAGGTGCGCACCATGGAAAGCGGGGAGCCACCGATCCGCATCGTCTGCCCGGGCCGCGTCTACCGCTGCGACTCGGATATCACCCACTCGCCCATGTTCCACCAGCTCGAGGGCCTGCTGATCGACGAAAACGTCAGCTTCGCCGATCTCAAGGGCACCATCGAGGAATTTCTCCGGGTGTTCTTCGAGAAGCCGCTGGGCGTGCGCTTCCGTCCCTCGTTCTTCCCCTTCACCGAGCCTTCGGCCGAGGTCGACATGCAGTGCGTGATGTGCGGCGGCCATGGGTGCCGGGTGTGCAAGCACACCGGCTGGCTGGAGGTGATGGGCTGCGGCATGGTGCACCCCAATGTGCTGCGCATGTCCGGCATCGATCCGGAGAAGTACCAGGGCTTCGCCTTCGGCATGGGGATCGAGCGCCTGGCCATGCTGCGTTATGGCGTCAACGACTTGCGCCTGTTCTTCGACAACGATCTGCGCTTCCTTGCGCAATTCCGCTAGGGCCGCAACCGTAATCGAATTCTTTGGGAGAACAGGATGAAATTCAGCGAACAATGGCTGCGGGACTGGGTCAATCCGCAGGTGTCCCGCGACGAATTGGTGGCCCGCCTGTCCATGGCCGGTCTCGAGGTCGACAGCGTCACGCCGGTGGCGGGGGCCTTTTCCGGTGTGGTGGTGGGCGAGATCCTCGCCACCGAGCCGCATCCGGACGCCGACAAGCTGCGCGTCTGCCAGGTGAGCAACGGCAGCGAAACCTTCCAGGTGGTCTGCGGTGCGCCCAATGCCCGTCCGGGCATCAGGGTCCCCTTCGCCATGATCGGTGCCGTACTCGGTGACGACTTCAAGATCAAGAAGGCCAAGCTGCGTGGTGTGGAATCCTTCGGCATGCTCTGCTCGGCAGCCGAGCTCAGGATCAGCGAGGAGAACGACGGCCTGCTGGAACTGCCGGCCGATGCGCCGGTAGGGCAGGACATCCGCACCTATCTCGATCTGGACGATGCCAGCATCGAGGTGGACCTGACCCCCAACCGTGGCGACTGCCTGTCCCTGGCCGGCCTGGCCCGCGAGGTAGGTGCCCTCTACGGCGCTCCGGTCGCTCGCCCGTCGGTCGCCAGCGTGCCGCCGGTACATGACGAAGTGCGTCCGGTCGAGGTGCTGGCATCGCAGGCCTGCCCTCGTTATCTGGGGCGCGTGGTGCGCAACGTCGACCTGTCGCGGCCGACTCCGCAGTGGATGGTCGAGCGCCTGCGCCGCTCCGGTGTTCGCGCCATCGACCCGGCGGTCGATGTCACCAACTACGTGATGCTCGAGCTGGGTCAACCGATGCATGCCTTCGATCTTGCCGAGATCCATGGCGGTGTCCGCGTGCGCATGGCCGAGGAGGGCGAGAAGCTGGTCCTGCTCGACGGCCAGGAGGTCAGCCTGCGTGCCGATACCCTGGTGATCGCCGACCACCAGCGCGCCCTGGCGATCGCCGGCGTGATGGGCGGCGAACACAGTGGCGTTGCCAAGGGTACCCGTGACCTGTTCCTGGAAAGTGCCTTCTTCGACACCATCGCCATCGCTGGCAAAGCGCGCTCCTATGGTCTGCACACCGATGCCTCGCACCGCTTCGAGCGCGGTGTCGATTGGCAACTGGCCCGCGAAGCCATGGAGCGTGCCACTGCGCTGCTGCTGGAGATTGTCGGTGGCGAGCCCGGCCCCATCATCGAGGTGGTCGATCCGTCGAGCCTGCCGCAGGTGGCGCCGATCACCCTGCGTGCCGAGCGCATCGAGCAGATGCTCGGCCTGCGCATGGAGGCCGCCGAAGTCGAGCGCCTGCTGGTCGCACTGGGGCTGACGGTCAGCTCCACTGCGGCCAGCCAGTGGCAGGTTGGGGTGCCCAGCCATCGTTTCGATATCGGTCTCGAAGTGGATCTGATCGAGGAGCTCGGCCGCCTGCATGGCTACAACAACCTGCCGGTCCGCTATCCGCAGGCACGCCTGGCACCGCAGGCGCGTGCCGAGGCCCGCGGTGAACTGCCGGTGCTGCGCCGTCTGCTGGTCGCGCGCGGCTACCAGGAGGCGATCACCTACAGCTTCATCGATCCCAAGCTGTTCGAGCTCTTCACTCCGGGCGTCGAGCCGCTGGCCCTGGCCAATCCGATTTCCGCGGACATGGCGGTCATGCGGGCCTCGCTCTGGCCTGGACTGCTCAAGGCGCTGCAGTACAACCTGAACCGCCAGCAGTCCCGCGTGCGTCTGTTCGAGAGCGGCCTGCGTTTCGTCGGTCGGCTGGACAACCTCAAGCAGGAGCCCGTGCTGGCTGGCGTCATCACCGGCAGCCGTCTGCCGGAAAGCTGGAGCCATGGCCGGGATGCGGTGGACTTCTACGATGCCAAGGCGGATGTGGAGGCTCTGCTTGCCACCGCCGGCGCCGCCGACGAATATCGTTTCGTCAGTGGCGAGCATCCTGCGCTACATCCGGGGCAGACCGCACGGATCGAGCGCAAGGGACGTCTGGTCGGCTTCCTGGGTGCCCTGCATCCCGAACTGGGCAAGGCGCTGGGGTTGGATCAGCCGGTCTTCCTGTTCGAGCTGGTCCTGGCGGAAATCGCTGCCGGTCGCCTGCCGGCTTTCCGCGAGCTTTCGCGCTTCCCCGAGGTGCGCCGCGATCTCGCGCTGATCGTCGATTGCGATACTCCGGCAGAGGCGGTGCTGCAGGCCATTCGCGAGGCGGCAGGGGAATATCTGACCGACCTGCGTCTGTTCGATGTGTATCAGGGTAAAGGTATTGATCCGCAACGAAAAAGCCTGGCTGTCGGCTTGACCTGGCAACATCCATCGCGCACTCTTAACGATGATGAGGTGAACAGTACAACCCAGAACATCCTCACCTCGCTGGAAGAAAGGTTCAATGCGACGTTAAGGAAGTAGCGTATATGGGGGCTCTGACGAAAGCTGAGATGGCAGAACGTCTCTACGAGGAGCTTGGCCTGAATAAACGAGAAGCCAAGGAATTGGTGGAGCTGTTCTTCGAGGAAATCCGCCAGGCACTGGAGCACAACGAGCAGGTCAAATTGTCCGGTTTCGGCAATTTCGACCTGCGCGACAAGCGCCAGCGGCCTGGTCGCAACCCCAAGACGGGGGAGGAAATCCCGATCACGGCACGGCGTGTCGTCACCTTTCGTCCAGGGCAGAAGCTGAAAGCCAGGGTTGAAGCCTATGCTGGAACCAAGCCATAACGACGAACTGCCTCCCATCCCCGGGAAGCGTTACTTCACCATTGGCGAGGTCAGTGAGCTGTGTGCGGTCAAGCCGCACGTGTTGCGTTACTGGGAACAGGAATTTCCCCAGATCAACCCGGTCAAGCGTCGGGGCAATCGGCGCTACTATCAGCGTCAGGATGTCCTGATGATCCGGCATATTCGCGCCCTGCTGTACGAGCAGGGCTTCACCATCGGCGGGGCGCGCCTGCGCCTTTCCGGGGACGAAGCCAAGGAAGAAACCACCCAATACCGGCAACTGATTCGACAGACGATCGCCGAGTTGGAGGATGTTCTCCAGGTTTTGCGCAAGTAGCCGAAGTCGCAAAAAAAACTTCCACTTTTCAGAAGCTTAATATATAGTTCGACCCGCTCCAGCGAGTTGGGGCAAAGAGTCGGGGCGTAGCGCAGCCTGGTAGCGCACTTGCATGGGGTGCAAGGGGTCGAGTGTTCGAATCACTCCGTCCCGACCAATGAATTCAATGACTTAGCCGCTTTCGAGCGGTTTTGTTATTTTTGGCCTAGTGACTTTTCAAGTAACTCGGCCTTTTTTATCCCTGCCTCCTTTTCAGGATCGTCAGCGCCGGAGCGCGACTGTCGGTTGCTGATACCTTGTTCGCCGCATCAATCAGCTGGTCGAGTTCTGCCGCCGAATAGTGGCTGGTGATGCTTCCATTCTTGTGGCCCAATAGGGCCTTCCTGTCCTCCTCGGTTACGCCTGCCGCCCTAAGCCGTCTGCCAAACGTATGCTTTAGGTCGTGGATGCGTATCGAGGCGAATCCTGGGTGAGCCGGCGTCTTGTGGATCTCCTCCCACTTGGCAGCCGACCTAACCCTGGCCTTCCTCCAGGCGCTGTCGTTCATCCGGTGGACTGCAGTTGGCCCGAACTGGTCTGGATTTCCGTAGGGGAACACCAGTGATGGGTGTAGGCCGCGCTGCCCATCAATCACCCGCCTGGCTACGTCATTCAGAACGACAAGACGCTCGTCGCGGTTCTTAACGCCAGACTGCTCACGCCTCCCACCGAATTCTGCCGGGATCAGGAAAACGCTGGTCCCGAGTTCTGGCACGGCGATTTCCCATTCCCACCTGAGCTTGCAAACCTCCTGCTCTCGGCACCCGGTGTTAACCTTGTACAAGGCCATTCTCCGAAGGTGGTCGGGAAGCTCCGCGAACAGCAGGCTCTGTTCCTCCCACGACAGCGGGTACGGTTTTCGGCTGGCCCGCTTCTCATCCAGTTTGGCGATCATCGGCACTGTGTCGAGCCACGGTTTGCTGTTGTCGTCCCGCCACTTCCTAGCGCACAGGTTCAGGATCCTGATTACCCTCTCCAGCGCGATGTTCACCGTCCTGTTCGACGCTCCGCCTTGGAGCTTGTCCTTTATGTAGGGAGCCAAGGACCTGTCATCTATGCGGGACAGTGGTAGATCGCCTATGTACGAGTCGAGCTGCTCCAGGTAGATCGCCGTCAGCCAGATGGAAGGCTGGTTCTGGAACTCGATCAGATAGCGGGTTGCGGCCTCCTGCCACTGGATGACAGGGCGAACCCCGTACACTTTTTCCTGCCGCAACTGCTCCAGCCGATGGATCAGGTACTGCTCTGCTTCTTCCCGGTCACAAGTTCCAGTGCTTTCCTGAATCCGTTCTCCTTTGTACCTTTTGTCGATTTTCCAGATGCCGTTCGGCATTTTCTGGAGCCCTGAGATTGTTTTTCGCGCCATTGCTGTTCTCCTTTGCTTTGGCGCTCGCTGCGGGCGGATTGTTGCCCCGTAGCGCCTGCTTTATCAATTGCTGCTCGTTCAACATAGGCGTCAGCCCATGCGTCCAGTTCTTCACGATCGAACCCGACGCCCTGCTTCCCGATGGGGAACTCACGGACATAAGGCCTGACCGTATTTGCAAATTCGGTCTTGCACATGCCGAGGTATGCCGGAGCATCGCCGGCCCGGATGAATCGCGGGGCAATATCCTGCCGGCGCTGCCGAGTGATCGGCTGCGCTACTTCTGCGCTCATTGAGTCTCCCTGCCCCGGCCTGGCCGGGGAGTGTGGGCGGGGTTGGGTTAGGCTTGGCCGGTGGCCTTGGCTATTGCGGCGCGGGCTATATCTCCCGCGTGATACCGGGTTCCGCCCTTGCCTTCGTGTACAGCCAGAAGATTCTCAAGCGCCTCCAGCAGGCTCGGTGCGGCGGCGATCAGGCGGGCGTCATGATCATTCTCAAGCCCTGTTTCTGGTTCTGCCGCATACCAAACAACGGCCTTGCCTTCATGATTTTCAACTCCAAGCCCAGGCAATGAGCTTGGGCCTTCATAGTCCTCTGGAGTGAATACTCGCCAAGGCCCTGGCGTGTGCTTATGTTCAGACATGACTCTCTCCGCGCCGCCCGTGGGCAGCGGTGGTAAGTGGGTATGGGGGGATGGGGGGATGGGGGTTAGCGGATAGTTCCGCCGAGGGCCTTGATTGCTGCCTTGATCTCGTCGAGCTTGTCCTTCGGTGCCTGTACGCTCAGGAACACGCTGCTCTGGAGCTTGCGCCACTTTCGGAACTGAGTCTCCAGATCACGCTCATCGCCATTCTCCAGGCAGATCGCTCCGCCAATGATCTTGATGTCTTGATCGTCGGTAAGAGTTCCCGGGTCTGTGCCATCGAACTCGTCGGTCAGCGCGCCGTCGACCATCAAAGTCAGACCTTCCACGTAGGCCCCGTCCGGCCAGAACATCGGGTCATCCGAAGCCCAGAACGCCTGAAGTTCGCTCGCCGTGGTTTTTGTCGTCATCGGCTGGCCTCCAGGGCTACGTCGATGGCTATGTCGACCTTGACCGATTCGACCTCGCTTGGCTGAGACCAAGCGGGGTGCTCTCCTGGGATATCCTCGACTGCCATGCGCTCGCGCAGCCACCGATAGCGATCCGCATCCTTGCGCAGGGCCTCGACCTCGGCGTTAGCGTCCAGGAGTCCTGCCTTCCAATACTCGGCAGTCCCGCGAGCTTGTTCGACCTCGGCGCGCAGATCATCAACAGTCGACTGGTATTTACCGATCAGTTCGGTGTCTGCTGCGGCCTGGTTTTCCAACTCCCTGCACCGCTCTGCCAGCTGGTCGCGCTCCTGAATCGCCTCGCGGATCAACGACATGACTTCGATCAGCTTCGTGTCATCGGTCAGCTGGTCGAACTCCATCTTGCCCAATG from Azotobacter salinestris carries:
- the pheS gene encoding phenylalanine--tRNA ligase subunit alpha — its product is MENLDALVSQALEAVQHCEDVNALEQLRVHYLGKKGELTQLMQSLGKLSAEERPKAGALINAAKNSVQEALNAHKADLESAALAARLAAERIDVTLPGRGQASGGLHPVTRTLERVEQFFTHIGYSVAEGPEVEDDYHNFEALNIPGHHPARAMHDTFYFNANMLLRTHTSPVQVRTMESGEPPIRIVCPGRVYRCDSDITHSPMFHQLEGLLIDENVSFADLKGTIEEFLRVFFEKPLGVRFRPSFFPFTEPSAEVDMQCVMCGGHGCRVCKHTGWLEVMGCGMVHPNVLRMSGIDPEKYQGFAFGMGIERLAMLRYGVNDLRLFFDNDLRFLAQFR
- the pheT gene encoding phenylalanine--tRNA ligase subunit beta, which produces MKFSEQWLRDWVNPQVSRDELVARLSMAGLEVDSVTPVAGAFSGVVVGEILATEPHPDADKLRVCQVSNGSETFQVVCGAPNARPGIRVPFAMIGAVLGDDFKIKKAKLRGVESFGMLCSAAELRISEENDGLLELPADAPVGQDIRTYLDLDDASIEVDLTPNRGDCLSLAGLAREVGALYGAPVARPSVASVPPVHDEVRPVEVLASQACPRYLGRVVRNVDLSRPTPQWMVERLRRSGVRAIDPAVDVTNYVMLELGQPMHAFDLAEIHGGVRVRMAEEGEKLVLLDGQEVSLRADTLVIADHQRALAIAGVMGGEHSGVAKGTRDLFLESAFFDTIAIAGKARSYGLHTDASHRFERGVDWQLAREAMERATALLLEIVGGEPGPIIEVVDPSSLPQVAPITLRAERIEQMLGLRMEAAEVERLLVALGLTVSSTAASQWQVGVPSHRFDIGLEVDLIEELGRLHGYNNLPVRYPQARLAPQARAEARGELPVLRRLLVARGYQEAITYSFIDPKLFELFTPGVEPLALANPISADMAVMRASLWPGLLKALQYNLNRQQSRVRLFESGLRFVGRLDNLKQEPVLAGVITGSRLPESWSHGRDAVDFYDAKADVEALLATAGAADEYRFVSGEHPALHPGQTARIERKGRLVGFLGALHPELGKALGLDQPVFLFELVLAEIAAGRLPAFRELSRFPEVRRDLALIVDCDTPAEAVLQAIREAAGEYLTDLRLFDVYQGKGIDPQRKSLAVGLTWQHPSRTLNDDEVNSTTQNILTSLEERFNATLRK
- the ihfA gene encoding integration host factor subunit alpha encodes the protein MGALTKAEMAERLYEELGLNKREAKELVELFFEEIRQALEHNEQVKLSGFGNFDLRDKRQRPGRNPKTGEEIPITARRVVTFRPGQKLKARVEAYAGTKP
- a CDS encoding MerR family transcriptional regulator gives rise to the protein MLEPSHNDELPPIPGKRYFTIGEVSELCAVKPHVLRYWEQEFPQINPVKRRGNRRYYQRQDVLMIRHIRALLYEQGFTIGGARLRLSGDEAKEETTQYRQLIRQTIAELEDVLQVLRK
- a CDS encoding tyrosine-type recombinase/integrase, translating into MPNGIWKIDKRYKGERIQESTGTCDREEAEQYLIHRLEQLRQEKVYGVRPVIQWQEAATRYLIEFQNQPSIWLTAIYLEQLDSYIGDLPLSRIDDRSLAPYIKDKLQGGASNRTVNIALERVIRILNLCARKWRDDNSKPWLDTVPMIAKLDEKRASRKPYPLSWEEQSLLFAELPDHLRRMALYKVNTGCREQEVCKLRWEWEIAVPELGTSVFLIPAEFGGRREQSGVKNRDERLVVLNDVARRVIDGQRGLHPSLVFPYGNPDQFGPTAVHRMNDSAWRKARVRSAAKWEEIHKTPAHPGFASIRIHDLKHTFGRRLRAAGVTEEDRKALLGHKNGSITSHYSAAELDQLIDAANKVSATDSRAPALTILKRRQG